One window from the genome of Nicotiana sylvestris chromosome 9, ASM39365v2, whole genome shotgun sequence encodes:
- the LOC104230923 gene encoding putative methylesterase 11, chloroplastic → MAVYNGQELTIDDLETNHFVLVHGGGFGAWCWYKTIALLEEAGFKVTAVDLTGSGIHSFDTNSITSLSQYAKPLTDFLETLADGKKVILVGHDFGGACISFAMELYPSKVSKAIFVAATMLISGQSALDIFSDKTNSNDLMRQSQVFIYANGNDKPPTAIDLDKSLLRDLLFNHSPAKDVALASVSMRPIPFSPVLEKLPLSNIKYGSIRRFYVETTEDNAIPIALQQSMINQNPPERVFQLKGADHSPFFSKPQALHKILVEISRIPPI, encoded by the exons ATGGCTGTATATAATGGGCAGGAATTAACCATTGATGATTTAGAGACAAACCATTTTGTCCTTGTCCATGGTGGTGGATTTGGAGCCTGGTGTTGGTATAAAACCATTGCACTTTTAGAGGAGGCTGGATTTAAGGTGACTGCAGTGGATTTAACTGGTTCAGGCATTCATTCTTTTGACACAAATAGCATCACCAGCCTATCGCAATATGCAAAGCCACTCACTGATTTTCTTGAAACTCTCGCTGATGGAAAGAAG GTGATTTTGGTGGGACATGATTTTGGTGGTGCATGCATATCATTCGCAATGGAGCTCTATCCCTCTAAAGTTTCAAAAGCGATATTTGTTGCTGCCACCATGCTCATTAGTGGACAAAGTGCCCTTGATATTTTCTCAGATAAG ACGAATTCAAATGATCTTATGAGACAGTCTCAAGTATTTATCTACGCCAATGGGAATGATAAACCACCAACTGCCATTGATCTGGACAAATCACTCCTGAGGGACTTACTATTCAACCATAGTCCTGCTAAG GATGTTGCTTTGGCTTCTGTCTCAATGAGGCCAATTCCATTTTCCCCAGTTCTTGAGAAGCTTCCCCTGTCAAACATCAAGTATGGTTCCATCAGACGGTTTTACGTAGAAACAACAGAAGATAATGCTATACCAATAGCTTTACAACAGAGCATGATTAACCAAAATCCTCCGGAACGAGTTTTTCAGCTCAAGGGTGCTGATCATTCACCTTTCTTCTCCAAGCCCCAAGCCCTACACAAGATATTGGTAGAAATTTCAAGGATTCCACCAATCTGA
- the LOC138878423 gene encoding uncharacterized protein — protein MLSNIHTSKVFVEHVSGNIQANYPKLRRNFSGGSTRPSSSSATTVAPPQARGSHNQTGHGAGRGAYRVTQGGGQPHLFATLDSQSAEASAEVITGIILVFSHNAYAIMDPGSTFSYVTPYFVINLGLEPEQLSETFLVSTPVGESVKVTRVYRGCIVSVQGRNTKADLIELEMVDFDVIMGMGWLSSSYAMLDCHAKIVRFQFPNEEVLEWKGSSASLVGKFISHLKAQRMIDKGCLAYLAHIINPESEPPTLQSVPVVREFPEVFSDDLLGLPSERIIDFGIDLMPGTRPISIPPYRMAPENLMSCENS, from the exons ATGCTGAGCAACATTCACACCAGCAAAGTCTTTGTGGAACATGTAAGCGGCAACATTCAG GCCAACTACCCAAAGTTGCGACGCAATTTCAGTGGTGGATCAACTCGTCCTTCTAGTTCCTCAGCTACTACAGTTGCACCCCCTCAGGCTCGTGGTTCTCATAATCAGACAGGGCATGGAGCAGGCAGAGGTGCATATCGAGTTACTCAGGGAGGGGGACAACCCCATTTGTTTGCTACACTTGATAGTCAGAGTGCAGAAGCATCTGCagaagttattacaggtataATTTTAGTCTTCTCACATAATGCTTATGCCATAATGGATCCAGGTTCAACGTTTTCATATGtgactccatactttgtaattaaccTCGGACTAGAACCTGAACAACTTAGTGAGACGTTCCTCGTATCTACTCCAGTTGGCGAGTCAGTGAAAGTCACCAGAGTCTATAGAGGTTGTATAGTTTCGGTCCAAGGTCGAAACACCAAAGCCGATCTCATAGAGttagaaatggtggattttgatgtgatcatGGGTATGGGCTGGTTGTCTTCCTCCTATGCCAtgttagattgtcatgccaagatagtcaggttccaatttccaaatgaagaagtcttagagtggaagggtagttCAGCATCGCTCGTAGGTAAGTTTATTTCTCATCTTAAGGCACAACGAATGATCGATAAGGGGTGTCTCGCCTATTTGGCTCACATTATTAATCCAGAATCAGAACCACCAACTCTTCAGTCTGTGCCAGTTGTTAGAGAATTTCCAGAAGTTTTCTCAGATGACCTTCTCGGACTTCCTTCCGAAAGAATCATAGACTTCGGCATTGATCTCATGCCAGGCACTCGGCCCATATCTATACCTCCTTATAGGATGGCTCCAGAGAACTTAATGAGTTGCGAGAACAGTTGA